The Clostridium aceticum genomic interval CTCATGACTTGAGCCCAGAAGTTACTCTTAGACTTTTAAGAAAACATAAAAATATCGTAGGTTTTAAAGATACAGTTACAGAAATGGGACATACTAGAAATCTAATTACAACTGTGCAGGATGAATTTCCAGATTTCGTTGTCCTATCGGGATTTGACGAAAACTTTGCACATAATATCCTTTCTGGTGGTAGTGGATGTATCGGGGGGCTTTCCAATCTTTACCCAGAGGTTTTTGCAGAATGGGTGAAGGCAATGGATGCAAGAGATATAGAGAAGGTATCTGCAATCCAGAAAATTGTTGACAAAATGATGGATTTATATAGTGTTGGAACACCATTTATTCCTATTATCAAAAAGGCAATGATGATTAGAGGGGTTGAAATGCAAGATTATTGTACAAAGCCCTTCATTACTGCAAATGAGGAACAAACAAAGGCTATTAAAGCGATCATGAAGGAAATAGAAGAGAAAATGTTGGTTGCAGCAAACTAAAATATGTTCCTTAGTTTAAAGCCTCTAGTGAATAAAAGCAGTGTTGTTAAGTATAAAGTTGCTAAAAATCAAAAACCTTATCATATTCTTCATATGATAAGGTTTTTGGTTTTTATTTAAACTCTTTAATATTTAGCTCATAGGCGTTAACTTAATACAATTATTAGCAAAATTCTCTTGAACTGTCATCCTAAGCGTAACGAAGAATCTTGGAGTAACCAAGAATTTTACTAACGCTAAGATCCTTCGACTCCGCTTTGCTCCACTCAAGATGACAAATTATGGCTTAAGTTAACGCTAATGAAATTTAGCTAAAGTTAGCAATGTTAATATCAAAATCTTTAATCAGCTTTTCGATTCTATTCTTAGAATTGAGAAGAAGATGAGAAATGAGTTGATTTTTTTCTGAAGTAATCCTAAAGGTAGGTATACTAATACTTAGAGCTGCCACAACTTTTCCGTCTTTCCTAATGGGTACGGCTATACAGCTTATATGATTGGTACATTCTTCATACTCATAGGAAATATCTTCTACCCTCACTTTTTTTAGTTGCTCATATAGAGCACTAAAGTCTGTAATGCTATTTTCAGTTAAGGGTTTTAAGCCATTAGAATAAATTTTCTTAAGTTCGTCGATTTCACAATCACAAAGTAAAGATTTACCAAGAGCCGTACAATAGGCAGGAATAAGCTTCCCTACATGAGAAATCATTCGAATGGCTTCAGGAGAATCAACTTTTAGAAGATATAAAACTTCACCTCCTCTAAGAATACCAAACTGACAAGTTTCTGAGCAAACATTTACTATGTGTTCCATCTCTTCTTTAATCGTATCAAGTATACTAAAATGATCTAAATAAGTAGAACCAACTCTATAAGCAGCTGAACCAATTTTATATTTTGAAGTGTTTTTATCAATAGAAATGTATTTTCTATCTAGCAATGTATGAATGATAGGAAACATACTACTTTTAGGAGCATCTAAAATTGTAGAGATCTCCGTAAGCGTAAAGCCTTCTGTATTTGATGAAACAAGTTCTAGCACGTCTAGTACTCTTGAAGTTGAACGATGAGTTGACATTAAATTTCCTCCCGATTAATTCTTATAACAAAACTCCTTATTAAATAAAAAACCCTGATGATTCTATGTTAATACATAAGGAGAAATGAGTCAACAAGAGAATATATGAGATAGAAGAAGCTTCAAAGCAGCTAATTAGTTAGGAGCTTCTTTTTTATTGAAAAAATTTTAAAATTTTGCCAAATCAAATAGAGGTTTTCTATGTTTATACGTAGAAAAGAGTTAAAATATCAGCTTGATGGTAGAAGACTAAGGGGGAATCATTACATTATCAATATTAGGTCTAGTATACAACTACACATGGTTAAAGCAAACAAAAAGTATAGTATCAGGAGAGCTGTATCACACCTTTTCGCCAGAAGTATTGAAGGAAATCACAAATTCTAATATTCTTTTAGATCAAGGAAGAATTCAGACAATACGTCTTCAAATACCTACTTTTTTACAAAGTATATTTGACGATTTAATCATTGCTATAAAAAGTGTTGCAGTTGAGGGAATACATAATATTTATTTTCTTGTAATGATTTTTACAATTATTACTTTAATAACCCTTTTATTACTTAGAAATGCTCCAATCCAAAAGAAAGTGGAGAATCCTCAAGAAAACTAATATAGGTAGCAGCAAAATTTTTACAGAGAAGAAAATGATCAGTGAGGGATGAGATAAATGAGAATATTAGTAGATGCAGATGGATGTCCTGTAAAGGACATTATACTTAAAGTAGCAAAAGAAAATAAGATACAACTAATAATGATAAAAAATATTTGTCACCAAATTGATGACGATTATGCAGAAATCATAACAGTAGACCAAGGTAGCGATATGGCAGATATCGTACTTATTAATCGCACAGCAGAGGGAGATATCGTAGTTACTCAAGATTATGGCGTAGCTGCTTTGGCCCTTGCAAAAAAGGCTATCGTTATTAATCAAAATGGCTGGTTGTATACAAATGAAAATATAGATGAGTTGTTGGCGAAAAGACACTTTAATCAAGAAATGAGAAGAAAGCATAAAAAATATACTAAAACATCCAAGAGGAAGAAAGAAGATAACTTGAACTTTGAAGTTAAACTTAGAGAAGTGATCACGCATATATTATCGAACAAGAAATAGAATGACTAGTAAAATTTATTAGAACCCACTTTACATAAAGTAACTCCCTTTGTAAATAACACAATATAAAGGGAGTTGTTTTTGCTATAAAATTAAGAAATTAAGATTATATAGAGAGGAGAGGTTTATTTCATTGAATCAGGTATTACATGTAATTATGAAAATAATTAAAATGTATTTTAACTAAAATGGCAAAGCTTTTCCTAGTCCTAATAAAAATGCAGGAATCCAAAGGCCTATAGGGATCCACACGATGAGAGAACAGGCTACCACTCTATTTGATAATTTACCGTAAAAGTTTAACCATACCATATAAGTAAGCACAGCATAACCGCCTGTTACTAAACCCATATAAATGTCTCCACCTGAAAAATTAATGAATGAATAAATAGTAGAAATGAATGCCACGGTAAGACTTACGTTTCCAATAGACTTTAGGTTTTCAAGTCCATATAAAAGAGCGTATGCAATACAAATATAAAGAAGACCATGAGCAAAAAGTAGACCAGCCCCCAACACATCTCCTTTAACACCATCAATTAGGCCACATATTACTGTAAGAAGACCTACGATACCACATATAAATCCTGTGCCTTTAGCTTCTCCATAACCTAAGTTTAAAAGAGCTACTGTAAACCACATTAAGCTAATCATTATAAGACCGGGTATTACCATTTAAAAAACCCCCTCTTGAAATATAATTTTTTATCTCTCCCCTCTATTAACCTTAAAATTAAAAACTTAATTGATAGACTATTTAAAAACTATAAAAACGAATATGTAAGAATTATCATTATTTTCTAATTATTAATTAATATAACATATTCTGTTAAAAATCAAAAAATCCTTCTTATTTTATAAAAAAAATGAAAAGGTTTTCAAAGTAAAATACTTTGGACATTAATTATAAAGCCCAAAGTATTTTACTTACTAACTTGAAGATGTAGCAGGATTAAGTTGTAGAACTTTTTATAAACATGAGATAGTCTTAAAATAAGCTACTGAATTATAACCTGATTATATAGATAAACAACATCAGGACTTAATTTTGATATACTAAGGGCTACATTTGCAGCCCACGGTTTTGGGGCGAAACCGTAGACCGTGTATATCAAAATTAAAGTTTGAACTTGCTTATCTATATTATTTCTTCATTAATTACTCAGTGTTTTATTCAACCGATAGATGAGTTTTTCTAAAGT includes:
- a CDS encoding IclR family transcriptional regulator, which gives rise to MSTHRSTSRVLDVLELVSSNTEGFTLTEISTILDAPKSSMFPIIHTLLDRKYISIDKNTSKYKIGSAAYRVGSTYLDHFSILDTIKEEMEHIVNVCSETCQFGILRGGEVLYLLKVDSPEAIRMISHVGKLIPAYCTALGKSLLCDCEIDELKKIYSNGLKPLTENSITDFSALYEQLKKVRVEDISYEYEECTNHISCIAVPIRKDGKVVAALSISIPTFRITSEKNQLISHLLLNSKNRIEKLIKDFDINIANFS
- a CDS encoding YaiI/YqxD family protein, which translates into the protein MRILVDADGCPVKDIILKVAKENKIQLIMIKNICHQIDDDYAEIITVDQGSDMADIVLINRTAEGDIVVTQDYGVAALALAKKAIVINQNGWLYTNENIDELLAKRHFNQEMRRKHKKYTKTSKRKKEDNLNFEVKLREVITHILSNKK
- a CDS encoding AmiS/UreI family transporter: MVIPGLIMISLMWFTVALLNLGYGEAKGTGFICGIVGLLTVICGLIDGVKGDVLGAGLLFAHGLLYICIAYALLYGLENLKSIGNVSLTVAFISTIYSFINFSGGDIYMGLVTGGYAVLTYMVWLNFYGKLSNRVVACSLIVWIPIGLWIPAFLLGLGKALPF
- a CDS encoding dihydrodipicolinate synthase family protein; translated protein: MKKANFLTPVVTAFDMEGNLDIQANKNIFDHLINGGVDGLVIMGSTGEFFTMTTAQKKELIDLAVGYVDKRTKVYIGTSCMSVEDTVELSNYAIEAGADAVMIISPYYFTLSDASIEFFYDEIAKQVKGDIYLYNFPARTAHDLSPEVTLRLLRKHKNIVGFKDTVTEMGHTRNLITTVQDEFPDFVVLSGFDENFAHNILSGGSGCIGGLSNLYPEVFAEWVKAMDARDIEKVSAIQKIVDKMMDLYSVGTPFIPIIKKAMMIRGVEMQDYCTKPFITANEEQTKAIKAIMKEIEEKMLVAAN